Within the Gemmatimonadaceae bacterium genome, the region GTGCTCGCCGTGGGGGTTCGTTATCTGCTCGTGAACGGCACGCCGGCGATCGACGGGGGCACTTTCGCGAACGTGTTCGCCGGACGAGTTCTCACTCGCCGATGACCGTCCGTCGACCGGTCGCGACTCGGTGTAACTTTGGGCATGGCTGAGCCGGAATTCGGGACGTTCTTCGTTCCGGGCCCAACGGAGATTCGCCCCGAGATTCTCGCCCAACTCACGCGTCCGGTGATCCCGCACCGCGGACGAGAGTTCGAGGCGATGTTCGCGCGCATCGAGGCAGGCCTGCGCGACGTGCTGCTCACGGCGCGCCCTGTGTACGTGGGCGCGACGTCGGCCACCGGTTTCATGGAGATGGCGATCCGCAACGTCCGCGGGGGGGCGATTCTCGCGCTCGTGAACGGCGGCTTCTCGGAGCGCTTCGCCGCGGTCGCCGAGTCGTGCGACCGCGAAGTCGATCGCGTGTCGGTGCCGTGGGGCGCCACCTTCGAGCTGAACGTCGTCGAAAGCGCACTTCGCCGCCGACAGTACGCGGCGGTAACGGTCGCGCACTCGGAAACATCGACCGGTGTTCTCACCGACGTGCATGCCGTGTCCGAACTGGCGCACCGATACGGCGCCATGGCGATCGTCGACAGCGTGTCGGGGGCCGGCGGCGCGGAGCTCATGGTCGACGCGTGGCAGCTCGATTTCGTGCTCACCGGGTCGCAAAAGGCTCTCGCGCTGCCGGCCGGGCTCTCGTTCGCGGTCGCGTCCACCGAGTACGTCGAGCGCGCCGCCTCCGTGCGTGATCGTGGCTTCTACTTCGACGTGCTGCAGTACGAGAAGTTCGCGAACTTGAACCAGACGCCCAGCACGCCGGCAACATCGTTGCTCTACGCGCTCGAAGCGCAGATGGGGGATATCGGGCGCGAAGGGATCGAGCAGCGTTGGGAGCGGCATCTGGCGATGCGCGACGCGACGATCGACTGGGTCGAGGGAGTCGCGCGACGGCGCGGGTTCAACCTCGGCATCGTCGCGCCGGAGGGCATGCGATCACCGACGGTGTCCGTCATCTCGCTGCCGACGGGGATGCACGGCCCCGAAATGATCGAGGCGGTCAAGGCCCGCGGCTTCACGCTTGGTGGCGGGTATGGCCCCTTGCGCGACACGACGGTCCGCGTGGGGCACATGGGCGACCACTCGGTCGGCGGCGTCGAGGCGTGTTTGCGCGAATTCGAGGACGCGATCGTCGAAATGGCCGAACGACGGCGGTTCGTCCGCGTGTAACGGCCGTACGGACCCAACGGCTGCGGCTCCGGAGCGGTATTGGAAGGTCCGGTTCGCCACAGCCTCATGCCATCCGTCGAAAAACAGACCCTCCGTCAGCAGCGCCTGCTCGTCGCGTTCACCGCGCTCGCCGCGTCGATCGCCGGCATCGGCAACGATTTCGCGTACGACGACATTCTCGTCATCCTCCACGACGATCGCATCGTGAACGTGGGCCGATGGCTCGAGTTCTTGACGACGCCGTACTGGGCGCCCCCTCACTTGCCCGATCTGTATCGGCCGGTCGCGTCGTTGTCGCTCGCGCTCCAGTACGTCATCGGGGACGGAGGGCCGCTCGTCTTCCGCCTCGTCAGCATCATGCTCTATGCGTTGACGGCGCTGCTGGTCTTCGCGCTCGCCTCCCGTCTGATGTCACGCGGCGCGGCATTGGCGGCCGGCGTTCTCTTCGCGGCGCATCCGGTTCACGTCGAAGCCGTGGTGCAGGGAGTGAATCAGGGTGAGTTGATCGTCGCGGTCCTCTCGCTCGCCGCCGTCTGCCGTTACATCGACAAGCGGGGCGCTGGATCGCTCGGCGTGGGCGACTGGTCCGTGCTCGCGTTGCTCTACGCGCTCGCGATTCTCACGAAAGAGAATGGATTCGTGCTGCCGGGGCTTCTCCTGGCCGCCGAGCTTCTTCTCATCGACGGCGAGTCTCTCATGAGGCGCGGTCGTGCCCTCTGGCGCGGATACGCGGCGCTCGGCGCGGTCGCCGTCGTGCTCATGGCGATTCGCACGCTCGTTCTCGCCGGCCGCTTCATTGGCGCGTTCACGGCCGAGGCGCTCGTCGGCGCGAGCTTCGGCGGACGAATGCTGACCATGCTGCAGGTCGTGCCCAAGTGGTTTCGGCTGCTCCTTTGGCCCGCGCATCTCCAGATCGACTACTCGCCGAACGAGATCGTGGCCTCGACCGCCATGGGCTCACACGAGTGGCTCGGCCTCGCGCTGCTCATGGCGACGGTCGCCGTCATCGTGGCCGCGCGACGTCGCGCGTCGGTGGTGAGTTTCGGGCTGCTCTGGTGCGCGGTGGCGATTTTCCCGGTGAGCAACGTCGTGCCGACGAGCATCGTGCTCGCCGAGCGGACGTTGTTTCTTCCCAGCGTCGGGATGGTCATCGCGGTTTGCGGCGCCGCTTCGCTGCTCGCTCGAGCATTCACGTGGAGCCCGAAGTTGGCTCTCCGCGGCCTTGCGGCGGCCTGCGGCGTGCTCGCGCTGCTCGGCATCGGCCGCAGCGCGGCGCGCCAGCGAGACTGGCGGAACGCGGCGCACATCTGGATCGTGAGCGCACACGACGCGCCGCGGAGCCTTCGTGTGCAGCGGGCCAAGGCCGCCGCGGCGGCCGATCTCACCAAAGAGATCGAGCAAAGTCTCCCCGGCGCATCCGAACCGTGGCGCGTCCACTATCAGCTCGGTATCCTGCTTCGCACCCTCGAAGAGGATTCTGCGGCGACGTCGCAGTTGCGGCTGAGTCTCGAGCAACAGGCGCATCAGACCGACGCCGCGCGCGAGTTGGCCGAAACGCTCGTCGAACAGGGTCACTACGCCGACGCGAAGGTCGTCGTGCGGGACCAAATCGCGGCCGGCGATTCGAGCATCACGTTGGTGACGATCGCGCACACGGCGGACAGCGCCGAAGCGGCCGCCGCGCCGGCGGGCAGCGTCAGTTTGCACCTTCACTGATCAGCTCTTCGCCCGGCACGTCCATCTGGCGGCGAACCATTTGAGAGTAGGCGCCGCGGGTTTCCATCAATTCGATGTGCGTGCCGCGCTCGATGACGCGCCCGTCTTCCATCAAGAGAATGAGATTGGCGCGTCGCACGGTCGACAACCGGTGCGCGATGACGAACGTGGTTCGCCCGGCGAGCAACGATCCCATCGACTCCTGGATGAGCTGTTCGCTCTCCGTGTCGAGATTGCTCGTCGCTTCGTCGAGAATGAGGATCTGCGGCGACGCCAGGATCGCGCGCGCGATCGCGAGCCGTTGGCATTGTCCGCCGGAGAGTTTCACGCCGCGCTCGCCGATGAACGTGTCGTAGCGCTCCGGCAGCCGCTCGATGAACTCGTGCGCGTTGGCTCGCCGCGCCGCGTCCTCGATCTCCGCGTCGGTCGCGTTGTGGCGGCCGTACGCGATGTTGTCGCGCACGGAGCCGTCGAAGAGAAAGACGTCCTGCTGGACGATGGCGAGCAGGTCACGATACGTCCGAAGCTTGAGGTCGCGGATGTCGGTGCCGTTGACGACGATCCGTCCGCGCGTCGGGTCGTGGAATCGCGCGACGAGATCGGTCACCGTCGTCTTGCCGGCGCCGCTGCGTCCGACGAGCGCGACGACCGAGCCGCCCGGCACCGTGACGGTGAAATCGCGCACGACGGGCGTCCCCGGGCGATACTCGAACTCGACCTGCTCGAAGCGGATCTCGCGCACGACGTGCGGCGCGGCGCGCGCGTCCGGCCGATCGGGCTTGTCGGCGTCCATCTGCAACACGTCGAACACGCGCTCGGTGGCGGCGAGCGACCGCTGAAGTTCGGAAAACGAATTCACGATGTTCCAGACGGGATTGAGCAGCAAGAACGTGTACCACTGGAACGCCATGATGTCGCCGATCGACGCGCGTCCCGCGATCTCGAGCCAGCCGCCATACCAGACGATCACCACGTTCACGATGCTCAGCAGCAGTCCCCACGAGGTCCACAGCGCGAGCTCGCGGCGTTGCGCGAACAACTCCTTTCGCAGCACGGTGTGCCTGCCGCGCATGTACTCGAGCAACTCGCCCGTCTCGCGCCGGAACGCCCGCACGACGCGGATTCCCGAGAACGTCTCGCCGACGCGGCCGTCGATCTCCTCGGCGTCCTTGCGCAGCGAGCGGTAGATCGGCCGCACGCGCCGCGCGAACGTGAAGCTCATGAGCACGACGCCGGGGATCAACGCGAGGGCGGTGAGCGCGAGGCGCCAGTTCAGCGCCAGCAGCACGGCGACGGCGATGACCAGGCGCACGACCGAGATCAGCGGCGACAACACCGCCATTTGCAGCAGACCCGTCGTCGTGTCCACGTCGCCGGTGATGCGCGACAGGATGCCGCCGGTCTTCATGTCCCACAGCTTCGACAGCGGCAGATGCAGCAGCCGGTGAAAGAGTGACCGCCGCAGCGACAGCGTGACCTGGACGTTGAGTTTCCGCTGTCGATAGTCCTTGAAGACGTTGATCGCGCTCGACACGACGATCACGCCGAGGAATGTCAGGCCGGCGAAATGCAACCGGACGAGACGCGACGCCGTGTCTAGGGCGCGATTCAAGAGCACGTGGTCGATGATGAACCGCATGAACAGCGGCTCGACCATCTCGAGTCCGGCCCGCACGAGCGCCAGCGTAAACACCAGGCCGATTGCGAACCGGTGCGGCCGCAACCAGCGCAGGTACGCGCGGACGTAGACGCGGCGCGCCGCCTTCTTTTTCTCGCGCTCCGCCTTGGGCGATTGCTCCACCGGGGGCGCGTCGGCCGGCTTGGCGCCGTTCGCTTCCGTCGGCTCGTCGAGGCGGCGGCGCCGATAGTCCTCGACGAACCCGAGGTAGCGTTCGCGCGACGTCCGAGGGTGCTTCGCCATGCCCGTTACCGGATTTCCTCGATGCGCGCGACCACGTCGCCTTCGAGGATGCCGTCGACGACGTCGATTCCTTCGACCACCTCGCCGAACACCGTGTAGTCGCGGCCGAGCCGAAGGTTGTCGCGGAGGTTGACGAACCACTGGCCGTCGCCGGTGTCATGGCCGCGCGTGCTCATGCCGACCGTGCCACGAACGTGTGGCACGGGTCCGAGCTCGTCGCGAAAGAAGCGCGAGTACCCGACGTACTCGTTGTCACCGTGGCTCGGGCCCTGGATGACGAAGTCCGGCTCGACGCGGTGCCAGCCATATCCGTTGTAGTAGCCGGTCTGAACGAGCGCGAGGATCCGTGCCGCCGTGATCGGCGCGACGTCGCCGCGCATCCGCACGACGAACGATCCGCCGCCGCTCTCCCTCGCCATGGTCACGCGCACCCGCGCGTCTGCGCCGAGCGCCAACGCCACCGCGCGCGCGGGCAGATCGACGCGCGTCGTTGGCGGCCGGTCGTCGTTCGCCGGCCGTCCGGCGGCGGCGAGAAGGGCGACGCGCGCGTCCCGGGCCGAGGCGTTGTCACGCGCCACCCACCGCAGGAACGCGGCATTCTCGGCGGCGTGCGCGCCCGGATCGGACGAGCCGAGGAGCGCGCGCGCCGCGGCACGAACGGCCTGAGCGCCGGCGCTGGGCGAATTTACTACGGCAAGAAAAATCTTGTCGTCGGCGTGCCCGGTGAGCGCGCTCAACGCGTCGATCGCTCGCTCCTTCACGTTGTCGTTCGCGTCACCCGCCAACTTGCGCAGGGACGCCGTATCCGCGAGGACCCCGGCCGCCCGCGCGGCGTACATCCGCACCTGCCATTGCCGGTGCGTGGCGAGCGCCGGGAGTCGGCGCCGCGCATCCGCCGGTTCGACCCGCGCGAGCGCGACGATCGCGTGCGCGGCCGCCTGCCACGCCACGCCACCGCGAACACGCTGCGACGCGTCGGGCGGGAGCAGCGCGATCCACCGCTCGAGTAATCCACCGACCGTCGTGTCGCTGCCGCACGCCTGCCCGGCCAAATCGGCTGCGTGAAGCCGCACCTGCCACGTGCTGTCGGCCAACGCCGCGCGAATGGCGCCGCAGTCGGACTGGGCGGTCAGCGCGCGATAGCGGAGACGCCACGCCGGCTCGGGCCAGGTCATCGGCGCGGGCAGTGGCGGGAGCGAATCGCGCGCGGCGAATCGCGGATCCCCGATTCGGCCGATCGCTCGACGTGCCAAAACGCGCACGCGCACGTTTCCACTCTCGGCGCCCTCCTTGAGCGCCGGGTCGGCCGCGTCGCGCCGATCCTCCGCTGAAAGAATGCGGCGCAGGAGCGCGGAATCCGCTCTGGAAACCCGTCCAGCCTGCGCGGCCGACACCGACGGCGCGCCGAGGACTGCGACGGCCAAACCAATGCCGATTGATCGACCGGAGGCGAGTCTCATGATCGGAATGGAGAGCCAAGCTCCACGGGTTGCAAGACGACCCTGAACCGAACGTCTTTCATTGAGACAGATGTAAAGATTCCGTGAGGCGACAACGTCGGCACTTCAAGGCTTCATCGACGCCGCGCTCAGCCCGAACACCAGATGAGGCGTGCCGGCGAACTCGGTCTCGGCGATGATCGACATCCCGAGTCGTCTCGCCACGGCTTGGGACGGCTGGTTGACCGCCCGAATCAGTGAGATCACCTGATCGTATCCGCGCGTATGAAACGCGTAGTCGCGCACGGCGAGCGCGGCCTCCGTGGCGAAACCGCGATGCCAATACGATCGGTGCAACAGATAGCCGATTTCCGGATAGGTCGGCCGCGGAAGTCCTTTCAGTTCTTGCGTGACGAGCCCGACCTGCCCAATCGGTTCGCCCGTCTCTCGATCGAGAACGAGCCACAGGCCGTGTCCGTCGCGCTCGTACCGCATTTGTTGGCGTTCCATCCACACCTGCGCGCCGGCGCGATCCAGGCGCCTCGGGTAGTAACGCATGACGTCGGCGTCGCCGAGCATCGAGGCGACAAAATCCAGGTCGGTCGGCGCGAGCTCACGCAGCCGTAGGCGCTTCGTTTCGAGAATGACGTTGGACATGTGCTGTGTGCCCGACCCAACTTACCTTCTAATTGAATCCCTTTCGCTCCCTCCGGTCACGTGCTCGCCTATCTCAACGGCCATTTCCTACCTCGCTCCGCCGCCTCCATTCCGGTCGACGACCGCGGCTTCGTGTTCGGCGACGGAGTGTATGAAGTATGGCGCGCGGTCGGTGGCTCGTTGTTCGAGAGTGAGCGGCATGTCGCGCGTCTGCAGCGCGGATTGGACGAGCTGAAAATACCGCGTCCCGACGTGGCGACGACGCCTCGTCTGCACGACATCGCGCGGCGGCTCCTCACCGATTCCGATCTTCTCCACGGTGACGCGACGTTCTACGTCGAGGTCACGCGGGGCGTGGCGCCGCGAACGCACCATTTCCCCAAGGGGACCGTGTCGCCGACCATATACGCGACCGTCAATCGTCTCAACACTCCGGAGGAAATCCGCCAGCGGGGCGCCGAATGCATCACGATGCCCGACGTCCGCTGGCTCCGATGCGACATCAAGTCCGTGCAGCTGCTGCCAAACGTCCTCGCCAAGCAGGCGGCCGAGGAGCAACACGCCATCGAGGCGATTCTGGTGCGCGACGGTGTGGTGACGGAGGGCTCGCACACGAACGTCATCGGCGTATTGGACGGCGTGCTGCGGACTCACCAGACGAATAACCTCATTCTTCCCGGCGTGACGCGCGCGATTGTGCTCGAGATCGCGCGGTCCTTGGGGATTCAGGTGAGCGAGGACGCGTTCGGCGCGCGCGAGATTCCTCGCCTCGAGGAGCTGTTTCTCGTCGGCACGACGACTGACGTCATGCCGCTCGTTCGAGTGGACGGCAACCCGGTCGGCGATGGCAAGCCCGGCCCGATCGCCCGACGCCTGCAGGCGGAACTTCGCGCCCGCCTCGACGCGCTCCGCCCGGCGGACCCGCCCGCGCTCGCGTCGATCGCGCCCTGAGCCGCGATTCGTTTCCACGCCTCCTCAATCGGCTCGAAGGTGACGCCCATCTTGGCGTTTTTGCAGATCGCGACGCGACATCCGCAGGCCGCGGCCGCGCTCCACACACTCTGGGCCTATATCACGCTCGGCGCGACCGGCATCGTGACCGAGGAGGCAACGCCTCTGATCGGCGGTCTGATGGCGCACGACCACTATCTGCACCTGTCGACCGTCATGCTTTCGATAGCGCTCGGAACGTGGCTTACCGACCTGGGGTTGTACTATGTGGGTCGCTGGCAAGGCCGATGGGCTCGGCGGCGATGGCCACGGCTTCGCGAGTGGATGGTCCGGACGTTCCGGATCGTCCGACGGCATCCCTGGCGTGCATCCATGGCAGTCCGGTGGGCGTATGGATTGAGACTCACCCTTCCGATCGCGTGCGGGGCGGCTCGCGTCCCTTTGCCGGTTTACTTGATCGGAAGCGCCATCAGCTGTATCACGTGGGCAGTCTTCTTTACGGCGATCGGCTGGGCGTTCGGGGAAACGACGTTGATCGTTCTCGGACACGTCCGGCGTTACGAGAACTATTTGATCGCGTTGATCGTTCTGCTATTGATCATCGGATTCTGGATCGTGCGCGCCAGACACGTTCCCGATGAAGTGGTGGAAGTGCTGGCTTCGGGCGATACGACCGAGATGCGCGCGCCCGGAGGCCCGGAGGATGCCGAGGCCGCGGGCGGTTCGGCCGAACGGAAAGAACGTTGAACGACTCAAAGGAACGGAGGATGGAATCATGATGCGCGGTTTGACTCGCGGACTCATCGGCGCCGGTGTTCTTGCGGCGGTCTCGGCGACCGCCGCCGCGGCGCGCCCGATCGAGCCCCCCCATGCGGCCCCGCCGCCGAAGACGCAAACGGTCGTGTTCGCCGGCGGCTGCTTCTGGGGTATTCAGTCCGTATTTCAGCATGTGAAAGGCGTCGTCAGCGCGACGTCGGGCTATGCAGGTGGTTGGAAGGACAAGCCCGACTACGAGGAAGTCAGCTCGGGAGCCACGGGTCACGCTGAGTCGGTGCGCGTCGTCTTCGACACGTCGCAGGTGTCGTTTGCGGATCTCATGCGGGTGTTCTTCACCGTCGCGCACGACCCGACGCAGCTCAACCGGCAAGGCCCGGACGTCGGCACGCAGTATCGATCAGCGATCTTCTACATGAACGACGAGCAGAAGGACATGGCGCAGGCGTACATCGGTCAGCTGAACGCGTCGCACCTGTACGCGAAGCCGATCGTCACGCAGGTCGCGAAGTTGAAGAACTTTTATCGCGCCGAGGATTACCACCAGAACTACGCCGAGCTGCATCCCGACCAGCCGTACATCGTGATCAACGACGCGCCGAAGGTGGTCAACCTCAAGAAGAACTTCCCGACCTTCTTCACGGACAAGCTGGCCGCGCACGAGTAAAGCCCCAAACTCCGAAGGTTCCGAACTCCGAAACGTCCGATCTCCGAGACTTCCGAGATCCGAGACTTCCGAGATCCGAAACTTCCAAACTTCGAAACGGCGTCAGAGCGATGAGTTCGACTCGCCTCTGACGCCGTTTTTTTCGGTGCTCTCGAAGTCCGGAAGTCGCTATTTGGCCCGTTCGGCCGTTGGCCGTTTCGCGTCTTGGCTCCTTCGGGCTTCGGCTTTCAAAAGCTCCCATGCCTTGAGCACGTGCGCGTGCGTCGTCCGAATGTTGCCGATCGCGAACCGGAGCACGATCCGCCCGTTCAACTTCGTGTGAGACAGATACGCTTCTCCGCCCGCGTTCACCGCGTGCATGATCGACTGGTTGATCTCGTCGCGTTCCGTTTCGCTGACGCCTTCGGGCGCGAAGCGAAAGCACACGAGTGAGAAATCGACCGGCGCCACGACTTCCCAGCCCGCCGTTTCCCGCACCCACCTCGCGAGCTCGCGCGCGAGCGCGCAGTGCGCTCGTAGCCGCTCGACGAGTCCATCGACGCCGAACGCGCGAATGATCATCCACAGCTTGAGCGCCCGAAACCGGCGTCCGAGCTGCACGCCGTAGTCCATGTAGTTGACCACCTCTTCCTGCTCGCGTGTGACGAGAAACTCCGGCACGAGCGAGAACGCCCGTTTGAGAACGTCGCCGCGTTTGAGATAGAGCACCGAGCAATCGAAGGGCGTGAACAGCCACTTGTGGGGATTGACGACGAACGAGTCGACTCCGTCCACGCCGTCGAGCACCCAGCGAAACTCGGGCGCGATCGCCAGCACGCCTCCGTACGCGCCGTCGACGTGCAGCCACACTCCTTCCTTTCGGCAGATGTCGGCGAGCGCCGGCACGGGGTCGATGCTCGCCGTGCTCGTCGTTCCCACCGTCGCGACGCATGCCAACGGCACGAACCCCTGCGCGCGATCCGACTCGATGGCCGATGCGAGCAGGTCGGGACGCATGCGGAATGCCGCATCGCTCGGGATGTGCACGAGATTCTCGAGCCCGAGCCCGAGCGCGATCGCCGCTTTGTCGATCGCCGAGTGCGCGTGCTCCGACGCGTAGACCCGCAGGCGCGGCAGGTCCGTTCGCCCGGCCATGCCGCGTTCACGAATCGCCAGCCCCGGACGTGCTTCGCGCGCGGCGGCGACCGCGAGCATCGTCGACATCGATGCCGTGTCGGTCGTCATGCCGAACCAGCCGTCGCTCAGCCCGAGCATCTGGCGCAGCCAATCCGTCACGACTTGCTCGAGCTCCGTCGCCGCGGGCGACGTCTTCCAAAGCATCGCCTTCACGTCGAGCGTCGCCGTCAGCATCTCGGCCAGAATTCCCGGTACCGCCGCCGACGTGGCGAAGTAGGCGAAGAACGATGGATGGTTCCAGTGCGTGATCCCCGGAACGATCGTCGTCTCGAAGTCGCGCAGAATCGCGGCGAGCGGTTCGCCGGCGGCCGGCGGCGACACCGGCAGCTTCGCGCGAATCTCGCCCGGCCGAGCTCGCGACACGACCGGAAAGCGTTCGGGCGTGTCGAGATAATCGGCGATCCAGTCGAGCACCGTCCGTCCCTGCTCGAGCAGCTCGTCGCGCGGAAAATCTCCGGTCATCGCCATCGGAAGATTCGAAGCGCGATCGCGAAACACACGATCATCCACGCGACGAGCACGAGCAGCTGCGGCCAGAGCGACAGAAGCGGCACGCCTCGCAGCATGTTTGCTCGAAGCGCGTCGTTCGTCGCCGTGAGAGGAAGAATCTTGATGAACGGCTGCACGACGCGCGGAAAATTCTCCGACGAAAAAAACACTCCGGACAGCACCCACATCGGCAGCATCGTGAGGTTCATCAGCCCCGAAACCCCCTCGATCGTCGTCGGCCGCGCGGCGATCAACAATCCCAGTCCGCCGAACGCGAGCGCGGCGAGAATCATGATCGCCGCTACCGACCACGGTCCGCCGCGCAGCGGCACCCCGAACAGCGCCAGCGACGCGCCGAGGAGCACGATGCCCTCGATCGCCAACAGCACCAACCGCGATGCCAAATACGACGCCAAATACTCCGCGCGCGACATCGGCGTCGCGACGAGGCGTTTGAGCAGGTTTCGCCGCCGCTGGTCGACGATCGAGAATCCAAGTCCCCAGATGCCGCCGCCCATGATCGTCATCCCGAGCAAGCCCGGCACGACGAAGTCGATGTAGCGGGATCCTGCTTCGCGGACGTGGCGCTCGCTCGACGACAGCAAGTCGGTGCGCCCCGCGCCGCGCTGGATGTCATCGTCGACCATGAGTCGCGCCGTCCGCGCGTCCGGACGCGTGTCGTCGTACTCGTAGGCGATGGTATGGTCGCCGCTCGGTTCGACGACGACGGCCACCCGGCCGCTTCGCAGCGCCAGACGCGCGCTGTCGAGCGGCATCGCTTCGACGGCCAACGCCGAATCACGCCGCAACGATGCCGTGACCGTCGTCGCCTGCGCGGAACCGTTCACCACCGCCACGTGCACGACGTCCGGCGGCTTGGCACGAAAGGCAATGCCCAGACCGATGGCCAAGAGAATCGGAAATCCGAACGACCAGAACAGCGCTTCCGGTTCGCGCGTGTATTCCTTGAATCGAACGGTGATGAGCTGAACGAGAGGTCTGTCGCGATCCGCCATTAGTCCTCCCGCAACTGGCGGCCGGTCAGCGACACGAAAACGTCTTCGAGCGTCGCCGAGTGCGTGGTGAGCTGGGCCAGCTCGAGCCTGCGCTCGGCGAGAAACCCAAGCAGCGCGGGAACGGTGCGGTGAAGCTCGCCGACGTTGAGCTCATAGCCCCCGGCGCGCATCCTCGCGGCGCGGACGCCGGCGATCGAGCGAAGCGCGTCTTCGCCCAGCGGCTCCGAATCGCCGCCGAGCGCGAAATCGACGACGTGCTCCGCGCCGAGCGAGCGGATCAGTTCGCGCGGCGTTCCGAGCGCGATCACTTTGCCGTGGTCGACGATCGCCACGCGGTCGCACAGAATCTCCGCTTCATCCATGTAGTGCGTCGTGAGCAGAATCGTTCGGCCGTGCGCCTTGAAGTCCGTGATCAGGCCCCAGAGCTGGCGGCGCGACTGCGGATCGAGGCCGGTCGTCGGCTCGTCGAGAAAGAGAAGGTCGGGGTCGCCGACGATCGCGCACGCGAGGGCGAGCCGTTGTTTCTGTCCGCCCGACAATTTGCCGACGCGCCCGTCGCGTTTTTCCTCGAGCTGCACGAGGCCAATCACATCGTCGACGGTGCGCCCGCGCTCGTAGAAGCTGCGAAACAAGCGAACGACTTCGGCGACCGTGAGCTTGTCGGCGAGCTGCGTCTCTTGGAGCTGGATTCCGAGCCGCTGCCGAAGCTGTTTCTCCTGCTGGTCCCAGCGGAGTCCCAGAATCTCGACACGGCCCGAGTCGGGCGACGTCAGCCCTTCACAGATCTCGATCGTGGTCGTCTTGCCGGCGCCGTTCGGGCCAAGCAGTCCGAAGCATTCGCCGGCCGATACGTCGAGGTCGAGTCCGTCCACGGCGCGCACGTCGCCGTAGTACTTGCGGAGATCCTGAACCAGCAACGCCGATGACGGATTTGCTGAAGCCGACATAGGGGCTGAAACCTACTGCCTCTTGCCGGTGGTCGCGCGCAGCCGTAGCGTGCGAATGGCTCCGTAAACCCGCCCGATCGAGAAATGTCGAGACGAGCGATTCCCACCCGCTTCGTCGTGAACTGCGCGATGCTGCTCGCTCCGACCTTGCTCGGTGCACAGCAAGGAGCGCGGCGCGCGCGCGTCGACGGATCCGTGCGCGATTCGTCGGGCGCGCGCGTTCCGGACGCGGGCGTGGCGGTCGCGGGCGAAAAGGCCCCGAGAGCCGTGAGCGACGACTCCGGCGCGTTTCACA harbors:
- a CDS encoding alanine--glyoxylate aminotransferase family protein, whose product is MAEPEFGTFFVPGPTEIRPEILAQLTRPVIPHRGREFEAMFARIEAGLRDVLLTARPVYVGATSATGFMEMAIRNVRGGAILALVNGGFSERFAAVAESCDREVDRVSVPWGATFELNVVESALRRRQYAAVTVAHSETSTGVLTDVHAVSELAHRYGAMAIVDSVSGAGGAELMVDAWQLDFVLTGSQKALALPAGLSFAVASTEYVERAASVRDRGFYFDVLQYEKFANLNQTPSTPATSLLYALEAQMGDIGREGIEQRWERHLAMRDATIDWVEGVARRRGFNLGIVAPEGMRSPTVSVISLPTGMHGPEMIEAVKARGFTLGGGYGPLRDTTVRVGHMGDHSVGGVEACLREFEDAIVEMAERRRFVRV
- a CDS encoding glycosyltransferase family 39 protein, coding for MPSVEKQTLRQQRLLVAFTALAASIAGIGNDFAYDDILVILHDDRIVNVGRWLEFLTTPYWAPPHLPDLYRPVASLSLALQYVIGDGGPLVFRLVSIMLYALTALLVFALASRLMSRGAALAAGVLFAAHPVHVEAVVQGVNQGELIVAVLSLAAVCRYIDKRGAGSLGVGDWSVLALLYALAILTKENGFVLPGLLLAAELLLIDGESLMRRGRALWRGYAALGAVAVVLMAIRTLVLAGRFIGAFTAEALVGASFGGRMLTMLQVVPKWFRLLLWPAHLQIDYSPNEIVASTAMGSHEWLGLALLMATVAVIVAARRRASVVSFGLLWCAVAIFPVSNVVPTSIVLAERTLFLPSVGMVIAVCGAASLLARAFTWSPKLALRGLAAACGVLALLGIGRSAARQRDWRNAAHIWIVSAHDAPRSLRVQRAKAAAAADLTKEIEQSLPGASEPWRVHYQLGILLRTLEEDSAATSQLRLSLEQQAHQTDAARELAETLVEQGHYADAKVVVRDQIAAGDSSITLVTIAHTADSAEAAAAPAGSVSLHLH
- a CDS encoding ABC transporter ATP-binding protein → MAKHPRTSRERYLGFVEDYRRRRLDEPTEANGAKPADAPPVEQSPKAEREKKKAARRVYVRAYLRWLRPHRFAIGLVFTLALVRAGLEMVEPLFMRFIIDHVLLNRALDTASRLVRLHFAGLTFLGVIVVSSAINVFKDYRQRKLNVQVTLSLRRSLFHRLLHLPLSKLWDMKTGGILSRITGDVDTTTGLLQMAVLSPLISVVRLVIAVAVLLALNWRLALTALALIPGVVLMSFTFARRVRPIYRSLRKDAEEIDGRVGETFSGIRVVRAFRRETGELLEYMRGRHTVLRKELFAQRRELALWTSWGLLLSIVNVVIVWYGGWLEIAGRASIGDIMAFQWYTFLLLNPVWNIVNSFSELQRSLAATERVFDVLQMDADKPDRPDARAAPHVVREIRFEQVEFEYRPGTPVVRDFTVTVPGGSVVALVGRSGAGKTTVTDLVARFHDPTRGRIVVNGTDIRDLKLRTYRDLLAIVQQDVFLFDGSVRDNIAYGRHNATDAEIEDAARRANAHEFIERLPERYDTFIGERGVKLSGGQCQRLAIARAILASPQILILDEATSNLDTESEQLIQESMGSLLAGRTTFVIAHRLSTVRRANLILLMEDGRVIERGTHIELMETRGAYSQMVRRQMDVPGEELISEGAN
- a CDS encoding peptidylprolyl isomerase, producing the protein MRLASGRSIGIGLAVAVLGAPSVSAAQAGRVSRADSALLRRILSAEDRRDAADPALKEGAESGNVRVRVLARRAIGRIGDPRFAARDSLPPLPAPMTWPEPAWRLRYRALTAQSDCGAIRAALADSTWQVRLHAADLAGQACGSDTTVGGLLERWIALLPPDASQRVRGGVAWQAAAHAIVALARVEPADARRRLPALATHRQWQVRMYAARAAGVLADTASLRKLAGDANDNVKERAIDALSALTGHADDKIFLAVVNSPSAGAQAVRAAARALLGSSDPGAHAAENAAFLRWVARDNASARDARVALLAAAGRPANDDRPPTTRVDLPARAVALALGADARVRVTMARESGGGSFVVRMRGDVAPITAARILALVQTGYYNGYGWHRVEPDFVIQGPSHGDNEYVGYSRFFRDELGPVPHVRGTVGMSTRGHDTGDGQWFVNLRDNLRLGRDYTVFGEVVEGIDVVDGILEGDVVARIEEIR
- a CDS encoding GNAT family N-acetyltransferase; the encoded protein is MSNVILETKRLRLRELAPTDLDFVASMLGDADVMRYYPRRLDRAGAQVWMERQQMRYERDGHGLWLVLDRETGEPIGQVGLVTQELKGLPRPTYPEIGYLLHRSYWHRGFATEAALAVRDYAFHTRGYDQVISLIRAVNQPSQAVARRLGMSIIAETEFAGTPHLVFGLSAASMKP